One window from the genome of Sebastes umbrosus isolate fSebUmb1 chromosome 12, fSebUmb1.pri, whole genome shotgun sequence encodes:
- the LOC119498527 gene encoding prothymosin alpha-B-like, which yields MADTQVKSSGTDSLKQELKDKLAEEKENGKDAATNGKENEENGEPEVDDDDDDEVDEEDEEDDVEGEEEEEEDDDDEIGVGTKRAAEDDEDDDEDDVDTKKQKTDEDD from the exons ATGGCAGACACACAAGTTAAGAGCAGTGGAACGGACTCTCTGAAG CAAGAACTGAAAGACAAGCTGgcggaggagaaggagaacgGGAAGGATGCTGCCACCAACGGAAAG GAGAACGAGGAGAACGGCGAGCCCGAGGtagatgatgacgatgatgatgaggtggacgaggaggacgaggaagatGACGTAGAAG gtgaggaggaagaggaggaggacgacgacgATGAGATCGGGGTCGGCACAAAACGGGCAGCTGAGGATGACGAAGACGACGACGAG gACGACGTCGACACCAAGAAGCAGAAAACCGACGAAGACGATTGA